In the genome of Neisseria lactamica, the window TATGTCGAAACAGCCGTTTTTCGGTGTTGCGGAGACGGTTGTCCGTATATCTGCCCGATGCCGTCTGCAAGTGTTTTTGTGTTGCAGGTTTCATATGGTTTGAGTGATTTGCAGGATGATTGGAGGGATGTTATGCAGTTTCCTTACCGCAATGTTCCGGCTTCGCGTATGCGCCGTATGCGCAGGGACGATTTTTCACGCCGCCTGATGCGCGAGCATACGCTGACTGCCGATGATTTGATTTATCCGGTGTTCGTATTGGAGGGATCGGTGCGCGAGGAGGATGTGCCTTCTATGCCGGGCGTGAAGCGTCAAAGTTTGGACAGGCTGCTGTTTACGGCGGAAGAGGCGGTGAAGCTCGGTATTCCGATGCTGGCACTGTTCCCCGTGGTTACGGCAAACAAAACCGAGCGTGCGGAGGAGGCGTACAATCCCGAAGGACTCGTGCCGACAGCCGTCCGCGCCTTGCGCGAGCGTTTCCCGGAACTGGGCATTATGACGGATGTCGCGCTCGATCCTTATACGGTTCACGGTCAGGACGGACTGACGGACGAAAACGGTTATGTGATGAACGATGAAACCGTAGAAGTCTTGGTGAAACAGGCTTTGTGCCACGCTGAAGCGGGTGCGCAGGTGGTTGCCCCTTCCGATATGATGGACGGGCGTATTGGTGCGATTCGCGAGGCTTTAGAGGATGCCGGGCATATCCATACGCGGATTATGGCGTATTCCGCCAAATATGCTTCTGCATTCTACGGCCCTTTCCGTGATGCGGTAGGCAGTTCGGGGAATTTGGGCAAGGCAGATAA includes:
- the hemB gene encoding porphobilinogen synthase, with amino-acid sequence MQFPYRNVPASRMRRMRRDDFSRRLMREHTLTADDLIYPVFVLEGSVREEDVPSMPGVKRQSLDRLLFTAEEAVKLGIPMLALFPVVTANKTERAEEAYNPEGLVPTAVRALRERFPELGIMTDVALDPYTVHGQDGLTDENGYVMNDETVEVLVKQALCHAEAGAQVVAPSDMMDGRIGAIREALEDAGHIHTRIMAYSAKYASAFYGPFRDAVGSSGNLGKADKKTYQMDPANTDEALHEVALDIQEGADMVMVKPGLPYLDVVRRVKDEFGVPTYAYQVSGEYAMLQAAVANGWLDGDKVVLESLLAFKRAGADGILTYYAIEAAKMLKR